The Arctopsyche grandis isolate Sample6627 chromosome 7, ASM5162203v2, whole genome shotgun sequence genome includes a window with the following:
- the Mettl14 gene encoding methyltransferase like 14, with amino-acid sequence MADVLRERRERSRRRKKMVAQTLGVSSVGALRQALGTANDAPPKIHVGEDHYKDASFNDNKSPTEQTSALVYTDSSTFLKGTQSSNPHNDYCQHFVDTGQRPQNFIRDVGLADRFEEYPKLRELIKLKDDLISQTAVPPMYLKCDLKTMDLKQMGNKFDVILVEPPLGGEWSWNDVLALDIPQVAQPRSFVFLWCGSSEGLDMGRDCLKKWGFRRCEDICWIRTNINNPGHSKNLEHNAVFQRTKEHCLMGIKGTVRRSTDGDFIHANMDIDLIISEDPEYGSPEKPIEIFHIMEHFCLGRRRLHVFGRDSTIRPGWVTIGHDLTNSNFNAELYSSYFIDGRETTGCTERIEALRPKSPPNTSKGGGRPRGRGNFRGRRTRGAPM; translated from the exons ATGGCAGACGTCCTGCGAGAGCGTCGCGAACGTTCGCGCCGTCGCAAGAAGATGGTGGCGCAGACC CTGGGCGTCTCCAGTGTGGGCGCTTTGAGACAAGCCCTCGGCACAGCCAACGACGCCCCGCCGAAGATCCACGTCGGAGAAGACCACTACAAGGATGCCTCCTTCAACGACAACAAGTCTCCCACGGAACAGACCAGCGCTCTCGTATACACGGACTCGTCTACGTTTTTAAAA GGTACTCAGTCATCGAATCCTCACAACGATTATTGTCAGCATTTCGTAGACACGGGACAACGCCCCCAAAATTTCATCCGAGATGTGGGCCTCGCCGATAGGTTCGAAGAGTATCCTAAACTGAGAGAACTGATCAAATTGAAAGACGATCTCATATCACAGACAGCCGTACCACCGATGTATTTGAAGTGTGACCTTaaa ACAATGGATCTGAAACAGATGGGAAACAAATTCGACGTGATATTAGTAGAGCCTCCACTCGGTGGCGAGTGGAGTTGGAACGACGTCTTAGCTCTAGACATTCCTCAGGTGGCCCAGCCGAGAAGCTTCGTATTCTTATGGTGTGGCAGTTCCGAAG GCCTCGACATGGGACGAGATTGTTTGAAGAAGTGGGGTTTCCGAAGATGCGAAGATATATGCTGGATTCGCACCAACATCAACAACCCCGGGCATTCCAAAAACTTGGAGCACAATGCAGTATTTCAACGCACTAAAGAGCACTGTCTCATGGGTATCAAAGGAACAGTGCGCAGGTCGACCGACGGCGATTTCATCCACGCGAATATGGACATCGATTTGATCATATCCGAGGATCCCGAATACGGAAGTCCTGAAAAACCGATAGAAATATTTCACATCATGGAGCACTTCTGCTTGGGCCGACGAAG ATTGCACGTGTTCGGCAGGGACTCCACGATCAGACCCGGCTGGGTGACGATCGGCCACGATTTGACGAATTCCAATTTCAACGCCGAGCTTTATTCGTCGTATTTTATCGACGGCCGAGAAACTACAGGGTGCACGGAGCGCATCGAAGCCTTGCGACCCAAGAGTCCGCCAAACACCAGCAAAGGTGGCGGAAGACCTCGCGGCCGAGGCAACTTCCGCGGTAGACGCACTCGAGGCGCTCCCatgtga